The DNA segment TGCAAGCCTAGAACACACTTACTttatcagtttttcttttttgtataaaaCAACGACAGAAGCTGTAACTCAGTAATCACCACATTGTGAGATACTGGCTGGCTCTTTACTTTGAGCTCGGCTCATGGCCTGACCTAACAAAGCAGTAAAAGCTTATACTGGAGGAACAGTCCCTTCACAATACCATTGGAAACTTTTCATGACACTGACTTGAGAAATTTGACCAGCATCAAATGAGCACATGCTGAACTGTGTGCAACAACACATTGAAGCATGGATACAGGAAAAAGGCTGTTTAGCACCATATAGCAGTGATAGCCATGGACTTGGAAAACACTAACTATTTTAAGCTTAAAATAGCAATGCCACAAAGTCCGGTCGATGGTGACTGGTTAAACGCTTAAAAAACTCAGTAGCTAATAGAGGTAGTCGCAGGAAACAGACTGTAATCCAGCCTTGGAGTGCCATGTACCATGTATTTTCAAGTAGAGATTGCACTAAAGGTAAACAAGTTCATCCATAACACAATGAACTCATTAATAATACTTTAACTTACACAGCACATAAAATTCAAGCCAAAACTAAGCTTGGTCAATGGCAAATAAAAGAATAATGATTCCAACAGTAGGTTTTGTACCTTACGGAGCTTAAAAATGTTGCACAGCAATGCCTTTTACATTCTGTGAAGGCTTCAAATGTCAGAAAAAACATCTCGGAGTGAGCCAATAAAGCTAGTACAAGGCAcgttttctttaacgtgcgctcatTCAATGAATCAATATGGTTCCAGGCTCATGGCATTACTACTTTGTAGAGACATGCCCACGCGGTTAACTGTGATCTTACAAAGCTCGAATACATATAATGATGCACATCAGCTGCTTTCACTGCTGCTCCTTGTTGCAATAGCCTGCTTCTCCTGACTTTGACTCTGGTCAAGCTTCGCGTTAGCAGCAGACAACTTGCCCATACTCTTTTTTTGCTGAAGGAGCTCCAATATAATAGTGCTGACTGTGCAGGCAAGCTGTTGAACACTGTGGGGCTCATCTACAGGTGGCACATGGATGAATACGGTCCAAGGACTGATCCTGAGTGAGGTGAAGTAGATGAACTCACACAGGAACCttgagaacacacacacacaaaaaaaggatgAAGACATGATATGTACAGCTGCCAATCATGCAGCCCAATTTCCCTTTGCGCTCTTGTATGTAAAGCCATAATCTGAGTGCATTGCAGTTTACGAGCTGTGAGCACAAAGACAGCATGCCAAGTGGCAACCAGCAAGatacattgtcatcatcatcatttattaacccttcaagggacactaaaggttaccattaagtcaacgtagactgttgaaataccatcccagaaacctcgaaacgcttgtttcgtgccatggaaagacttattttaagagaaaatgtgttctgaagcgtctgcgtacctctagcgcagttcaaatcgcccgccctccgatcgaggagtactgacatcatggtctcttagtgacgttgcgccatcggtaagtagaacggcgtccgcagacggcgctacggctcttctgcgcaaaacgcaaacgcacggccagaaacagagccaagacagagtcgacaggagagcgaaagcgggagtatggtggctagcggaaggagaaacgcgcgaccataagctggtacttcattctatgacgcgaacttcgacgctcgtcgcaacggaccctgacaacgacagaatggctcgtgatggtgggctcaactccagcgatttgagcactgacgagcgcgacctgctgctgagggctcgcactgccggcgtcgttgcgtactacgacggcggcctcgacacctgCTCTCCGGAgtgggaaagcaacgagggcttcccacgacatcacatggacgtggcattctcgctgcttcttccaaatgaaagtttcgcgagccagcagaactctcacagcacgacgcgataacgaaactactgaaactacAAAGCGTGCccggtgcagagtcgagcgaaaacgaaacctttcgaccacccatattactgaagggtaacgtcaaaatgttattttttcttagaatcgaatagacgtagacaagtagcattttttttcgtcttttaatcgaatgaaatgatatttttaatacgagtagttgagtattagtaacacaaattatgaggagtgctttcgtcatcgggctagtaccggaatgtcgctggggtgtctcaaatcgtgtcatgcatttacctcaattcctcggttactaaagctctgttcgcgattatactgacgccttagacgttctagaacattgctctaccactttaacttgagtttctggtaacctttagtgtccttttaaacaCCCCTTTTGGAGTATTATACAAGGGGGagggaagaaataaaaataaaaagtagTCATGATAAGAACAGTAGTGTAAACGTTgaaggcaaaaaaagaatagaaagaaacaaaaaggggTAAAATGGGCACAGCTGTGAACAAGGTGATTAGCTTTGAAAATGGGCTGTCAGTAACTACTTAAATTTTGGGCCATCACACTCATTAACTATTGACTGTGGCAGCTCGTTCCGGTGCTCTACTGTGATGGGCAGGAAAGATTGATGAAATGCAGTGGTAGTTCCATGAAGACACTGTACACTTAAGCATTTGAAAAGTCGACAGGAAGTGCGGTGAGGAGGGAGAAGTGTTTTATACAGCTAGGGTAAATAGTAGTGGAGtttgtgaaaaagacacagtTGTGCAATCATGCAGCTAGTTGACAAGGAGAGGAGGTTAAGAGAAGATTTAATGCTAGTGACACTTGTGTGCCAATCGTATTTTGAAGTTATAAATTGTGCAGCCCGATTCTGTACAGATTCTAATGCGTTAATCAAGTAAGTCTGCTGAGGGCTCCAAATTGGTGATGCATATTCGAGTTTAGTGCAGATGAATGTTTTGTAGGTAAGCTTGCAAATAAAAGTGGGTGACAATGGTAGGGACCTTTTGATTAAACCAAGTGATTTTGAACAGTCAGTTGCAAGTGGTCAGACGCAGCCAGGCCAGATGATATGGTTCGATACTGCGAAGCCTAGAAGGCGGTAAATGATCTGCGGATGTGAGGACCAATGAATGAAGGGAATAGGGGTAAATGCTGCTGTTTTGTTTCCGAGAGATACACATGAACTTACATTTTGAGGTGTTAAGCACCATCCGCCAATGCGACCACCAAGAACTAAGCTGTGAAGCTTCTGCGATTTTCAATAATGATGTTTGAGTTAAGTCCTGCCACACGCAGCATTAGGAAGTCTTTTAAATTTTCGCCTCATCCTCGAACATATTAATGCACGTAAGTAAAAATGCACTCATTCTCATACAGAATAGATGACAAAGGAAGGTGCTCTTGACAAGTGCTGAAGACAATGGTGTGTAAATCTCTAAAATGTGCAACATTTTCACATTTGGTAGTTGACACTGTTTTGTAATCGAGAGTTAGACGGGAGCTTGTGTGGTCGAGATAagacatgacaaagaaagacgtacaccaAGTAAAACTTATTAAAAGACGAGATGTTCATGATTGTGAACAAGGCCTCCatatggaagccgaaacgtccTTGTCTTTTAATGAGTTTTACTTGGTtggtgtacgtctttctttgtcttgACACTGTAATTGAGTTAATTACTGGGTTATTTCTTCTGCCAGGCTGCGTGAGGTGGCCATAAGGTCTTCACTTTAGGCGATCTCCAAAGCCCAGTTGAAAGCCCGCAGCTGGACTCTGGGATTTGAGCTGGACACCGTTACCTCCCAGTCCGAAGTGTTACTAAGTTGGAGTTCCGTCCTAGGCTGCTGCTCAATGAATGTGTCAGGTCCGCCTTATGGGCGTTGCAGCTTTTGCATTTAGGTGAGAAGCAGCTTGGATATATTAGTGAGAACTTGTATGGGTTAACAAATGAACCAGTCTGCAACTGCCTCATGGTAACTTGTTGCAATTTATCCAGTGATTTATGTGGAGGGTGTATCTTTGCCTACCTTCGCAGTAGTGCATAGTAATTTCGTGGAACGACATCAGAGGTTGTCAAAAGGGGCCGCTTCTGGTTACGAGAGGTTAACTTAATGTTTCTACCTACTACCCCTTAGTTTGCAAGGATAAGCGAGAGTGAGGAAGGAATTGCAGAGTGGTGGAGAGGAAGGAAAACTGAAAATGAAGGCATTTGCTCATTCAGACCTGGGTACACGGCTTACCTGCCAGCATCATTTGAAGTCTCAACGGGAACAGGGCAGCCAGCTGTCTTAAGCTTCCTGGTCAGCGCAACGAGGTCAAAGCAGGTGCGGAGTCGCTCGTTTTGTGGAGACACCCCACAGCATAGGCCCTGAAGCATCAGGTCGGTTGAGAGAAAACGACTCTGCCGTTACTATTTGTTCCGTGAAATGTATCACACAAGAGAGTTTCACAATTACGACTAGAATGCTAGATCATGAGTGGTACCACGAGTGGAGTAGCTTCGTGCCTCACTGCTACAAAGAAGACTGTATCACAACTAAACTAAGAGCGTGTTTAGAAATTATTATCCCCACTCGCATGCATATAGCAGTGTGGATTATTAATCCGAATCAGTGCAGTGAAAGAAAGAGGAAGCGTGCAAACAAAAAACACTAGCTATGATGACAGACTGAATATTCTATCAAAATTTATTACATGTTCTGGTACAACATGCTGCCCCTGTCCTTTTTCATGTGCCGCTTCTTTGTGCTTTTGGAGCACTGCCCCACCTACACTCACGAAATGAACCAAATGGCACAAAGTTTTATTGTAAGCGTGTAGTGCAAGCTTAACTTTCTGCCACCTTCGCAGATGGTCGGTGTTCTGTTCCTAAAAAGCAATAGCACCCCTGCTGTTACAGCAGGTTTGTGAGGTTTGGGTGTTCTTAATATCAGGATTTTTTGTTGTAGAGACAATTGAAATTAAATTGAATTTGGTCTGGCACACTGAGCAACAAGTCAAATATCCCTATAAGCAGaactattatattattgtgaaTTTCCTATTTCCCGTGTTCTGGACCCTCTCTATGGGAGGGTACACAAGAATGAAAGTGATTGATATTTGTAACGAAATGGGTTATGTAGAAATCCCTAATGGTGAGGTCAATGCATGAaacataaaggggggggggggagaatatTTGAAGTTCCCAACATGAATCCAATATTACACACTAACCATTTGTATTTGAAAAGGAACTATTCAGTATTATTGAATATTTGAAACTAACCAGGCATTTCGCAACAAGGGATTGTGAAAGTATTGTAACTGTTCTCCATCTGCTAAACAAGGCATCAAAGGTTATCAGAAGTGAAACAGCAAATGGTTTTGAAGGAATGCAGCAACAAGATAGATAATGAAAGTTTTGTTTCCAATCTTGCGGCAGAAGCCTACATGACAACCTGCAAGTATTGCTTGCAGTACGTCATTTTATGTTTTTTGCAGTATACTTTGTGCAAtttttattgtttacgctacGACCAGAGATGTTTTCCTTAGAACTGACCTCTTAGCATGTCTTTACAGTACAGCACAcaagtgcagtttttttttgtcttttaccGCAActtttgaccttttcttttttttgccaaccATTTCTTTAGTGTTTCTGTAAAGTTTTATTTCATATAGCAGCACTTCATTCTAACAAAGATTGTTTGCAACCAGCTCTAAAGATTGTGAGATGCTATTCATGCACTTTATGTAATCTTGTGTTTGAGACTTTGTCCCTGACAGTGAGCTGTCTTCTTGTTTAGTTTTCACTAGACAGTACTGGTGTGGTACTCAATTATAGAGAAATAAATATTACTGCTGCAAATAAGTATATGCGTCTGTGGTTGACTCTTCAATATTCTACACTCACTATTCAAATTTGATTCATATTAAAATATTTGGTATTCACCCACCTTTAATGAGAAGCAAAGCTGATCACCGTGCAAGACAGATGAACAGAAAGGACACACATGGTGTACAGTTGCAGACAAAACTTTGCTGACTATGAAGTGTCGGGCCAAAAGCCTCACTATGTCATCTGCAGCTGCACTAATGTGGTTTCGAGACAAGCACTTGTATCCTCTCTTACTTGCCTAGGTTCCAATTAAATTGTGAGCCTAGCGGCTAGCACCTGCTGCATGTTACAGTAATTACAGCTGTATATGTCTGTATGATGTTGCCCCGACTGGAAAATTTTGCCAGCATATGCATGACACAAGTGTTGCTGTTTGGATGGCTCACTTTACCTAACTCAGCAGAGACTACATTCTGCATATCACCAATGGCATAAGGAAAAGATGTCAAGGTTAGCTCCTGCATAGATGCCTACCTATACTTTATTTCATACTTAACACAAACAGAGGGCAACATTGCTGCAGCTACAGAAACAGTGCTGTCATAGACTTCACACATTTCCCTAGGACAGTTGCTTTTGGTCTGCAACACTTTCTATGAAATACGTATTAATAGAGATAGGCTGGAGCTTAGACAGCTTTCATGTAATTATGACATGATATTTTGAAACAAAAGAGTATGAGATTTAACCTTACATGGAAATACATGATGCATACCGATACAAGGGGTGCCCGAAAAGTTCGCAGCCCACCCGTAAAATCTTTTTCGCATGGTTTTGTTTTGCAATGCAATATGCTATTCAGTTATTTGAATGGTCTCATGAGCAATCTGGatttattttgttctttccttTGTTTCAGGTACAGTGGCTTAAAGCAAGTTCACGAAGCTGAAATATGGAAATGGAGATATTCGCAAAGCGAGCAGTCATTCATTACTATTTGAAAGAAGGACTGACACCACAAGAAATTCACAAGGACATACTGGAGACATTAGGGAAATATGCTCCTTCTTATGCCATGGTGAAAAAGTGGGTTGCCGATTTCAAGCGAGGCCAGACATCAATTGAAGATGCTGCGCGCAGTGGTCGTCCCTCAACAGCATGCACAGATGAAAATGTCCAAGAAGTGCAAGACATTGTAATGGCTGATCGATGCGTCACACAGTGGCACATTGCAGAATTTGTGGGCATATCAGTGGACAGGGTCGGCCATATCCTAACACAGCTCCTGGACATGCACAAAGTTTCGGGCCGATGGGTGCCCAGACTTCTGATATTAGAGAACGAACTTCTGAGAGAACTTCCCTCTGCAGAAAATCTGCAATTGTTTGAAGCTGATATTAATCTTTTTCTGCAGAGATTCATTACAATGGATAAAGCTTGGGTACTTCACTGTCTCGAGAAGCCTGGAGACAGTGAAACATCCCACTTCCCCCTGTCCCAAAAAGGTAAAGGTGGTTCGATCTGCTGGCAAGGTTATGGCATCAGTGTTCTGGGATTGCAAGGGCGTCATTCTCCTGGAATTCCTCCCAAAAGGTCAAACCATCAACAGGGAATACGATGCAGCTCAGATTCGTCCTCTGAGGTCGGCAATCAAGGAAAGATGGCGAGGGATGCTCTTGAAAGGGGTGTTGTTTCACCAGGACAATGCGCCAGTTCACACATTTGGCTTTTGCAATGGCTGCAATTCCCTCCTGTGGTTTCCACCTGCGTCAGCACCCACCCTATTCCCTTGATTTGGCTCCCTCAGACTACCACCCATTCCCACAGATGAAAAAGCACCTTGGTGGAAGCAGTTTTCCTTTTGATGAAGCCGTCATGGACGCCGTAAAAGACTTTTTGGAGGAGCAAACGAAACGTTCTAAGAAAGTGGAATAATAAAACTCCAAGAGCGATGGCATACAGGTGTGGCCCTCAAGAGAGACTATGTCGAGACTTGACTGCAAAATTTCGACCCCCGGTCACTACGTTGAGGTCAGGCCACAAACTTTTCAGGTGCCCCTTATATCTTGCTTTCTATGACACATTATCTTTTGGCCATGAATGCAAGCAGTGAGAAAAGTCTCTTGTAGCCTTCATAGCTTTGCCTGCTATGCATGAAGTAGAGCATATATTCCAGTACTAACTGTAATGTGTTTAGCAGAATGACCAGAGACAGAAATTTGCAGCAAAGTTGGAAGCTGTGCAGCGAGTTTGAGCAGCATTGCATCTCTCCAGGATGGTGGTGAGACCTGCAGTCATGCTGTGACTGAAGGGTACACTACAAGTTTAAATCGGAGCATTATCTGTGGCTTGAAGATTGTGCAACCGATACATAGCAACTGGCACCCCAGGGAGAAAGATATATTGCAAGCTCTCATTTGACACAAGAGACTTTGTTAGCACGTGGTACAttcatgcatcttttttttttttaacttgctcCAGTGATTTACTAAATTTTATCCCTGCCTTTACATCTGTTCCATATTGGCCCCTCAAAGTCGCAGGCATAATAAATTGCAAGAAGCATCATGAAATTCTGCTCACAATTTCACTGCTGTAGCAGAGATCTGACATCAGCATGACTTCCAACAACCTTTGATTTGGAAATGGACCCTTATGAAATAAGTGCAATCAGCTGACAGCCATGAGTGGGAGCAGATTCTAACAAAAGAGGGTGTGCACAACACTCAAAACAAGCCACGTATGCAAGACCAGTGGTCATGATTACAACTTGTTTCTAGCTCTCATATTCTCAAACGATCCTCAACTTGAAGCTCGTCCTCCACTCCACCGAGTCGAGCGCAGCGCCACCCCTTGACTGAAAAAGATGCCCCACTTCTCAAGAATTGCCATGCAGCCTCAATGAAGAGTAGTGACCAAGTCTGTCGAGGGGTGGAGCTGTGATCGACTTTCTCGAGTCAAGGTTGAGGGCTGAGAGGAGGAACATTGTAGAATATGTGGAGCGAGAGTGGGATTGTGTGACAAATACAGATCCCACCCTTTGAAGC comes from the Dermacentor variabilis isolate Ectoservices chromosome 2, ASM5094787v1, whole genome shotgun sequence genome and includes:
- the LOC142572483 gene encoding pyroglutamyl-peptidase 1, which translates into the protein MAAESSDSMNGVCLPEHEPTVLLTGFGLFRDYGHNSSNEVVKALAKTGIPGTRLVTKEVPVEYDTVSSVVPQLWEDIKPDLVVHCGMNATARNLVVENQAYNGSYCAADNKGATPKQGLCCGVSPQNERLRTCFDLVALTRKLKTAGCPVPVETSNDAGRFLCEFIYFTSLRISPWTVFIHVPPVDEPHSVQQLACTVSTIILELLQQKKSMGKLSAANAKLDQSQSQEKQAIATRSSSESS